One genomic window of Haloferax mediterranei ATCC 33500 includes the following:
- a CDS encoding ABC transporter substrate-binding protein — protein sequence MVRDIVRRDFLKGVGAAGAAGLTGLSGCIGGGGGGGGDGPGGLVVIGYPESGIQLFRDYYSASEGNEEILVPDGLRSGSMPGQVGNDMANVTGTAPAAGGPNQETFNQLFQDEYNAAPGVFTSQCYDSVAVQLLANAAAGENSGPAIKDQMRRMANPGGMTVGPDNLVEGIEAAANGEDISYEGASSSVNFDKKGDPAEASYAIWEFDAANNATTEVDKQPFAGENPDGAGPAADSGPGGTDRELDVGILLPETGDLAAVGQPMIQAAQIPVKQVNDANPAGISVNAQIEDTQTSPDAGVSAAQSLVSAGVPSVCGSASSGVNVPVSQQAFIPNEIVGCSPSSTALSVSNLEDNDFIFRTAPSDFLQGRVMAQVMSERLEVSTVSTLFVNNDYGQQLSERFSNVFADEFGGEVYNQVAFNIGESSYSSVIETALSGPEN from the coding sequence ATGGTACGTGATATCGTACGCCGTGACTTCCTCAAGGGAGTGGGAGCCGCGGGCGCAGCAGGTTTGACTGGCTTATCGGGATGCATCGGTGGCGGCGGTGGTGGCGGTGGCGACGGCCCAGGAGGGCTTGTCGTCATCGGCTACCCAGAAAGTGGTATTCAACTGTTCCGCGACTACTACAGCGCTTCCGAGGGGAACGAAGAAATTCTGGTTCCTGACGGACTCCGCTCCGGGTCGATGCCCGGACAGGTCGGCAACGACATGGCGAACGTCACCGGGACGGCACCGGCAGCAGGCGGCCCGAACCAAGAGACGTTCAACCAACTGTTCCAAGACGAGTACAACGCGGCACCCGGCGTCTTCACTTCGCAGTGTTACGACTCCGTGGCGGTCCAACTCCTTGCGAACGCCGCGGCCGGTGAGAACTCCGGACCGGCAATCAAAGACCAGATGCGCCGGATGGCCAACCCCGGCGGTATGACCGTCGGCCCAGACAATCTCGTCGAGGGTATCGAGGCGGCCGCAAACGGCGAAGACATCAGTTACGAAGGGGCGTCATCTTCGGTCAACTTCGACAAGAAGGGCGACCCAGCAGAGGCGTCCTACGCCATCTGGGAGTTCGACGCAGCGAACAACGCAACGACGGAAGTTGACAAACAACCCTTCGCGGGCGAAAACCCCGACGGGGCGGGACCGGCGGCCGACAGCGGCCCCGGCGGCACTGACCGCGAACTCGACGTGGGTATTCTGCTTCCGGAGACCGGCGACCTCGCAGCAGTCGGTCAGCCGATGATTCAGGCCGCCCAGATACCGGTCAAGCAGGTCAACGATGCCAACCCGGCCGGCATCTCGGTCAACGCGCAAATCGAAGACACCCAAACGTCTCCGGACGCCGGTGTCTCAGCCGCGCAGTCGCTCGTCTCCGCGGGCGTCCCGTCCGTGTGTGGGTCGGCGTCGTCCGGCGTGAACGTCCCCGTCTCACAGCAGGCGTTCATCCCGAACGAAATCGTCGGCTGTTCGCCGTCCTCGACGGCGCTGTCCGTCTCGAACCTCGAAGACAACGACTTCATCTTCCGGACGGCACCCTCGGACTTCCTGCAGGGTCGCGTCATGGCACAGGTCATGTCCGAGCGCCTCGAAGTCAGTACGGTGTCGACGCTGTTCGTCAACAACGACTACGGACAGCAACTCTCCGAGCGCTTCAGCAACGTCTTCGCCGACGAGTTCGGTGGCGAAGTGTACAATCAGGTCGCGTTCAACATCGGCGAGTCGTCGTACTCCTCCGTCATCGAAACGGCGCTCTCCGGTCCGGAGAACTGA
- the udk gene encoding uridine kinase — MTIPSFVIGIAGGSGAGKTTVARLITENVGESVTRIPIDNYYKDQSHLEMAEREQMNYDHPSAFEWDLLYDQLSELLEGRSVEMPQYDFEVHNRKPERVTVEPTDVIILEGILALYDEDVNEMLDLRLYVETDADVRILRRIQRDAIDRGRDLQGVIDQYLSTVKPMHEQFIEPTKKHADLIIPEGANSVAVTLLEEKVQAEVEGDETRTWERDAIEREVQERASYEKSDS, encoded by the coding sequence ATGACTATTCCGTCGTTCGTCATCGGCATCGCCGGGGGCAGTGGTGCCGGGAAGACGACCGTGGCCCGACTCATCACGGAGAACGTCGGTGAATCCGTGACGCGGATTCCGATTGACAACTACTACAAAGACCAGAGTCACCTCGAAATGGCCGAGCGGGAGCAGATGAACTACGACCACCCGTCGGCGTTCGAATGGGACCTGTTGTACGACCAGTTATCCGAACTGCTCGAAGGGCGGTCCGTGGAGATGCCGCAGTACGATTTCGAGGTTCACAACCGAAAACCGGAGCGAGTGACCGTCGAACCCACCGACGTTATCATTCTGGAGGGGATTCTCGCGCTCTACGACGAGGACGTCAACGAGATGCTCGACCTGCGTCTGTACGTCGAAACCGACGCCGACGTTCGTATCCTTCGGCGCATCCAGCGCGACGCCATCGACCGCGGACGCGACCTTCAGGGCGTCATCGACCAGTATCTCTCGACGGTCAAGCCGATGCACGAGCAGTTTATCGAGCCGACGAAGAAGCACGCGGACCTCATCATCCCCGAGGGTGCAAACAGCGTCGCCGTGACGCTTCTCGAAGAGAAGGTTCAGGCCGAAGTCGAAGGCGACGAGACGCGCACGTGGGAACGAGACGCTATCGAACGGGAAGTACAAGAACGAGCCTCGTACGAGAAGTCCGACAGCTAA
- a CDS encoding DUF5785 family protein, whose translation MDWPHDPDGEEGSEGGRKYGQAVIAKKVDEDEDFPLNKAEFVEEYGDHPIRLDYERVVSLADIFEHVEGEEFGDFIELHKAVGKAMRENDFWFYEGAEQFVTSNTA comes from the coding sequence ATGGATTGGCCACACGACCCGGACGGCGAAGAAGGGAGCGAAGGCGGACGCAAGTACGGCCAGGCAGTCATCGCGAAGAAGGTCGACGAAGACGAGGACTTCCCGCTGAACAAAGCGGAGTTCGTCGAGGAGTACGGCGACCACCCCATTCGACTCGACTACGAGCGCGTCGTCTCGCTCGCAGACATCTTCGAACACGTCGAAGGCGAGGAGTTCGGCGACTTCATCGAACTCCACAAGGCCGTCGGCAAGGCGATGCGCGAAAACGACTTCTGGTTCTACGAAGGCGCAGAACAGTTCGTCACGAGTAACACGGCGTAA
- a CDS encoding DUF3892 domain-containing protein produces the protein MALIVNCVDVESKPQDCRDIQSIGLSDGMGQKTPAEVYDLIENKGRDVVVEHNGRRTKVRSATRGTTKYVRTKSNDTKDDNLLKQSSC, from the coding sequence ATGGCATTAATTGTCAATTGTGTGGACGTAGAATCGAAACCTCAAGACTGCCGAGATATTCAGTCAATTGGATTGTCGGACGGTATGGGGCAAAAAACACCTGCGGAGGTGTACGACTTGATTGAGAACAAAGGACGTGACGTTGTAGTAGAACACAACGGTAGGAGGACAAAAGTTCGTAGTGCAACGCGCGGAACGACGAAATACGTCCGTACCAAGTCAAACGATACAAAAGACGATAATCTGCTAAAACAATCGAGTTGCTGA
- a CDS encoding TIGR04282 family arsenosugar biosynthesis glycosyltransferase codes for MTVIAVLAEPPRPGLVLSDLAETSPLSEDEAAALYAAMLKDICTAVERSGGDLLVNYRPDDQLPEEFVAEHSAEAEIRSVVADALGGTGDVRFEPQVGSTFAARAGNTVSHLLNEEEVHSVAVARPVVPLLGRTHIDSAAMKLRSTPVVLGPSTEGRVYFSGFREPIDFTDAYETPEIETLAECADDADRNLDYIPMLPVLETGADLATVVPMLRSRVEAERVVPEHTTTFVFDHGLRVEETDGVLELVRG; via the coding sequence ATGACCGTCATCGCCGTACTCGCCGAACCGCCGCGGCCCGGACTGGTTCTCTCTGACCTCGCGGAGACCAGCCCCCTGTCGGAAGACGAAGCCGCAGCGCTCTACGCCGCGATGCTCAAGGACATCTGTACCGCCGTAGAGCGGTCGGGCGGCGACTTACTCGTGAACTACCGACCGGACGACCAACTTCCCGAGGAGTTCGTCGCCGAACACTCCGCGGAGGCCGAGATTCGAAGCGTCGTCGCCGACGCTCTCGGTGGAACCGGCGACGTGCGCTTCGAGCCACAGGTCGGGTCGACGTTCGCCGCACGCGCGGGTAACACCGTTTCGCACCTTCTAAACGAAGAGGAAGTCCACTCGGTCGCAGTCGCTCGACCAGTCGTCCCGCTTTTGGGTCGCACGCACATCGACAGCGCGGCGATGAAGCTCCGCAGTACGCCGGTCGTCCTCGGTCCGTCGACGGAAGGACGGGTCTACTTCTCCGGGTTCCGCGAGCCGATTGACTTCACCGATGCGTACGAGACGCCGGAAATCGAGACGCTCGCCGAGTGCGCCGACGACGCCGACCGCAATCTCGATTACATCCCGATGCTTCCGGTCCTCGAAACGGGTGCCGACCTCGCAACCGTCGTTCCGATGCTTCGCTCGCGTGTCGAGGCGGAGCGCGTCGTTCCCGAGCACACGACGACGTTCGTCTTCGACCACGGGCTTCGCGTCGAGGAGACAGACGGCGTGTTGGAACTCGTCCGCGGCTAA
- a CDS encoding uracil-DNA glycosylase encodes MDAHQRQFRNPFSMDTDCTNCSGLCEVREQVVHGYGDVGAEFLFVGQAPSASAERTGVPFTGDDAGERVQRILGELGFSRSEPDAEEPDVQNVFLTYLTRCHHPERGPEETEVSTCEPYLNAEVRMINPHIIVPVGQAALEALAFDYTTRAADSFDIDAEHATTIRGRGFELVPMKEPEQQTDAETEAFVEHVRESVFGRDYRQTKGRQSR; translated from the coding sequence GTGGACGCACACCAACGCCAGTTCCGGAACCCCTTCTCGATGGACACCGACTGCACCAACTGCTCGGGCCTCTGCGAGGTCCGCGAGCAGGTCGTCCACGGCTACGGCGACGTGGGGGCGGAGTTCCTGTTCGTCGGCCAGGCCCCCTCTGCGAGTGCAGAGCGGACGGGCGTCCCCTTCACCGGTGACGACGCTGGCGAACGGGTTCAGCGCATCCTCGGTGAACTCGGGTTCTCGCGGTCCGAGCCGGACGCCGAAGAGCCGGACGTACAGAACGTTTTTCTCACGTATCTGACCCGCTGTCACCACCCCGAGCGAGGACCGGAAGAAACCGAGGTTTCGACCTGCGAGCCGTACTTGAACGCCGAGGTTCGGATGATAAACCCGCACATCATCGTTCCCGTCGGGCAGGCTGCACTGGAGGCGCTCGCGTTCGATTACACCACGCGCGCGGCGGATAGCTTCGACATCGACGCGGAGCACGCGACGACCATCCGCGGGCGCGGGTTCGAACTGGTTCCGATGAAGGAACCGGAACAACAGACTGACGCGGAGACTGAGGCGTTCGTCGAACACGTCCGTGAGTCGGTCTTCGGCCGAGACTATCGACAGACGAAAGGACGACAGAGTCGCTGA
- a CDS encoding Mrp/NBP35 family ATP-binding protein: protein MDEADVRDRLRAVEDPDLGDDIVSLGLVNAVEVDGDTARISLALGAPYSPSETAIGRRIREVLAEDGLEADLTAKIPTNRDPDEEVLPGVKNIIAVSSGKGGVGKSTVAVNLAAGLSKLGARVGLFDADIYGPNVPRMVSAEEAPQATQDQTIVPPERYGMKLMSMAFLVGEDDPVIWRGPMVHQLLTQLVEDVEWGSLDYLVLDLPPGTGDTQLTILQTLPLTGAVIVTTPQDVALDDANKGLRMFGKHDTNVLGIVENMSTFRCPDCGNNHDIFGAGGGREFAASNELPFLGALPLDPAVREGGDGGQPIVLEDENETADAFRVMTENVADMVGIVQRRSVSEK from the coding sequence ATGGACGAAGCCGACGTACGCGACCGCTTACGAGCGGTCGAGGACCCCGACCTCGGAGACGATATTGTCTCGCTCGGACTGGTGAACGCCGTCGAAGTCGACGGCGACACCGCCCGTATTTCACTCGCGCTCGGGGCACCATACTCCCCGTCGGAGACGGCCATCGGCCGTCGAATCCGCGAAGTGCTCGCAGAAGATGGACTCGAAGCCGACCTCACCGCCAAGATACCGACCAACCGCGACCCCGACGAGGAGGTTCTGCCGGGCGTCAAGAATATTATTGCCGTCTCCTCCGGCAAAGGTGGCGTCGGAAAGTCGACTGTCGCGGTGAACCTTGCGGCCGGTCTCTCGAAACTCGGTGCGCGCGTCGGCCTGTTCGACGCCGACATCTACGGGCCGAACGTCCCGCGGATGGTCTCCGCCGAGGAAGCGCCGCAGGCGACGCAGGACCAGACCATCGTCCCGCCGGAACGATACGGGATGAAACTCATGTCGATGGCCTTCCTCGTCGGCGAGGACGACCCGGTCATCTGGCGCGGTCCGATGGTGCACCAACTGCTCACCCAACTCGTCGAAGACGTTGAGTGGGGTTCGCTCGACTACCTCGTTCTCGACCTGCCGCCGGGGACGGGCGACACACAACTGACGATTCTCCAGACGCTCCCGCTTACCGGCGCAGTTATCGTCACGACACCGCAGGACGTCGCCCTCGACGACGCCAACAAGGGGCTTCGGATGTTCGGCAAGCACGATACGAACGTCCTCGGCATCGTCGAGAACATGAGCACGTTCCGCTGTCCCGACTGCGGGAACAACCACGACATCTTCGGCGCGGGCGGTGGCCGCGAGTTCGCCGCTTCGAACGAACTCCCGTTCCTCGGCGCGCTCCCCCTCGACCCGGCCGTCCGCGAAGGCGGCGACGGCGGGCAACCCATCGTCCTCGAAGACGAGAACGAGACCGCTGATGCCTTCCGCGTGATGACCGAAAACGTGGCCGACATGGTCGGTATCGTCCAGCGACGGAGTGTTAGCGAGAAATGA
- the moaA gene encoding GTP 3',8-cyclase MoaA, which yields MVLVDDFGREVTGVRISLTDRCNFDCVYCHNEGLGDTRGPMDASDDEMSADDVVRFLDVVEEYGVKKVKFTGGEPMLRADLEEIIRRTPESMETSLTTNGTFLPDRADDLVEVGLDRVNVSQDALDPEAFAEITKSGAYDKVMEGVKAAVDAGLTPVKLNMVVFTKTAGYVEDMVEYVAENEGLQLQLIQYMPELTGRPEWNIDIERVHKWLTDLADEVEVRDMHNRRRYYVGNGSASDASGAPSDASGGGMVEIVDPVENAEFCANCHRVRVTHQGYLKGCLNRNDDLRPMGEMTRTDIQHAFEEVVANRVPYYGEYLVRDGDGGWTLNEEYIGV from the coding sequence ATGGTGCTGGTGGACGACTTCGGGAGAGAGGTAACCGGCGTTCGCATCTCCTTGACCGACCGGTGTAACTTCGACTGCGTCTACTGCCACAACGAGGGGTTGGGAGATACGCGCGGACCGATGGACGCCTCGGACGACGAGATGAGCGCGGACGACGTGGTCCGATTCCTCGATGTCGTCGAGGAATACGGCGTCAAGAAAGTGAAATTCACGGGCGGCGAGCCGATGCTCCGTGCCGACCTCGAAGAGATAATCCGGCGAACGCCCGAGTCCATGGAGACTTCGCTTACGACTAATGGGACATTTCTCCCGGACCGTGCCGACGACCTCGTCGAGGTCGGTCTCGACCGCGTAAACGTTTCGCAGGACGCCCTCGACCCGGAGGCGTTCGCCGAGATTACGAAGTCCGGTGCGTACGACAAGGTGATGGAAGGCGTCAAAGCGGCCGTCGACGCCGGTCTAACGCCCGTCAAGCTCAATATGGTTGTATTCACCAAAACCGCGGGCTACGTCGAAGATATGGTCGAGTACGTCGCAGAGAACGAAGGCCTCCAACTCCAACTCATCCAGTACATGCCGGAACTCACGGGTCGCCCTGAGTGGAACATCGATATCGAGCGCGTCCACAAGTGGTTAACAGACCTCGCGGACGAGGTCGAAGTCCGGGACATGCACAACCGCCGTCGCTACTACGTCGGAAACGGTTCCGCGAGCGACGCGAGTGGTGCCCCGTCGGACGCGTCCGGCGGTGGCATGGTCGAAATCGTCGACCCCGTCGAGAACGCCGAATTCTGTGCGAACTGTCATCGCGTGCGTGTGACACACCAAGGATACCTCAAGGGCTGTCTCAACCGGAACGACGACCTGCGACCGATGGGCGAGATGACTCGCACGGATATTCAGCACGCGTTCGAAGAAGTCGTCGCCAACCGTGTCCCCTACTACGGCGAGTACCTCGTCCGCGACGGCGACGGCGGATGGACGCTCAACGAAGAGTACATCGGCGTGTGA